In the genome of Drosophila kikkawai strain 14028-0561.14 chromosome 2R, DkikHiC1v2, whole genome shotgun sequence, the window TGTTTCCGACAAGTACCCATTGCCACTCATATCGGACCAGATAGCTGGGTTGAGTGGTGCTAGTTTTTTCACGTGTATTGATATGGCCAGTGGCTTCCATCAGATCCCAATACATCCAAATTCTATTGAACGGACACCTTTTGTAACCCCAGGAGGCAGTACGAATACTTGGTTATGCCCTTTGGGCTTAGGAATGCGCCTTCTGTATTCCAAAGGGCTTGCCCTAGGTGATCTGACTTATAAATATGCCATTGTCTATATGGACGACGTAATGATAGTTGCAAGAACTAAGGAAGAAGCTTTTGAAAGAGTACATATCACCTTTCAAACACTAGCCGAAGCAGGATATTCTTTCAACATAAAGAAATGTTCTTTTCTCAAATCGTGTGTCGAATTCTTAGGTTTCGAAGAGcaggtgaaattcgaccgaacCGCAGGAAGATACAAGCTATCGTAGATTTACCGCCTCCGCAATCCGTCACCCAACTGAGACAATTTATTGGACTGGTCTCGTATTTTCGTTAGTTTGTATCCGAGTTTTCACAGTTGCTCTACGCTCTAACTTCAAAAAGTATGTCATTTTTAAGGGAAATACAACACTAGCAAATACGACAGAAAGTAATTTCTGTCCTGaccatgatagaattatacaaggtagtcccgtCGGCAACATCTGCTACACTACAACTTATAACAATGAGTGCGAGTGAGAGCAGTTCAGACAAATGAGTGCGAGTGGGACGACAATAGAGTGTGAGTTTTAACCCTTAGGTTTCGGATGAGGGTTGAAGTCGCtttctataataaaaatatatgaatattttgtaatattattttatatttaataattctgtaataaaacgagttggaatatttttagtaattttatttttaataattatacaataaaacgagttttaattaaaaatttcacgCCGTGCACATGCCGTCGGCAACAGTTGCAAAAAGTCATTTCCAACTAAGGGTTAAAAACTCGAAAAAAAATGCGTCCGCACACAACCTTTCCCTTCAACAAGCGAGCACGCACTGAAAATCCGAACGATTTCAGCAGCCGacgggactaccttgtataattgtaTCATGGTCCTGACTAGTGAACCCATACTGACTATCTTCGCAATTTTGTTGCATAAAATCAAACGCAAGCCACAAGTTATCGAATAGTAAACGGACCTGGCCAGCGGAATCTCGCTAGAAACACTTGCCGTTTACAATTCCATTAAGCATTTTCGCCATTACTTACATGATCGACATTTCAATGTGTTTACTGACTGTAATTCGCTCAAAGCCTCTCGCACAAAATTAGAACTAACTCATAAGGTTCATAGGTGGTGGTCGTACATGCAatcttttgattttgatattcAGTATAGGCCAGGTGGAAAAATGGCTCACGTAGATTTTCTGTCCCAAAATCCGATATCAAAAGATCGCATCAAGTCAAAGAGTATAGtggaaaaacataaatttgacAGAAGTCACTGAAATTGGTTATTGGCTGAGAAGCAACGCGACGAAGAAACGTCatctattatttataaattgcgTAACGATGATCTTTCTGTCGATTTGGCCAAAACGTATGAATTAAGGGCAGGAACACTGTATAGGAAAATTCAAAGAACTGGGAAAACACGTTGACTTCCTATCATTCCAAAGCCGTTTAGGTAAATAATGTGCACGAGTCTATTATGAACCTTGGTTGGGAGAAAACCCTTGAGAAAATGTAGGAGTACTATTGGATTGACAAGATGTCTAAGTATGTTCGCAAATTCGTCGACAACTGTATTACAAGTCTGCATGTCAAAGCTCCCATCTGGCAAGGTACAAGCCGATTTGCATCCCATGCCGTGGCACACGATTCACATGAATATTACAGGGAAGCGTAGTGGTAAAAATGATCAGAAGGAATATATAATCGTGTCGATAAACACGATCACGAAGTTTGTTTCCTTGTCACATACatgaaggaaatacgcaaggcgcagagaaactcatggagaaacttctgctccaatatagaaactgccccggaaacggtTAGACttcggaagctgctatcgaagcagccaaccatacagagtcagctcaaacgcgacgacggacagtggactgagggcagcgaagaggccctaacagcactaaggcatgcgcatttcccaggatgcactgaggtacccgatgcaaataagcaccaggacctagcaactggaaaagagcatctcccaaaagatctaatatcctctagtagaatccactggactatagactcctttgcgaggataaaagcaccagaactagatggaatattcccagccatgctgcaggcgaagaaggggagggttcagatgaTCACAATCACgtcaatttcttttttgacCATTTTATTGTGAGTGTAATTTCCGATAATCTTCAAAGATTTTGAAccatcaaaaaatatttaatagacaaaatacttaaattattatgaaaacatCAGCTCTCAAAATCACTTCGGAAAACCGTATATATTTCACTGATCATATCACTTGCAACAGTGCTACGACCTAACTTTTGAAATGTGGCGTAGTTTAACCGTTTAATGAAATAGCTTGATGCGCACGCAGCAAGATACGCTGGGTTAGGTTGATTTGACTGTAACGACCAATAGAAAAAAGTAGCTAGTGATCCACTAAGTAAGTCTCCTTGACCACCACACCTGCGCCCGGAACCACCAGTAGGCATTATGTAAATTTCGTTGTTTTCAGGAACATAAATTTTATCATTTAAGCCTTTTTCAAGAATCACTATTCCATCTCCAAGGAGTGATATTTTATGTCGTTTAACATCAACTTCTTCTCCGAATAGTCTTCGGAATTCAATGGCATTTGGAGTCAGAATGACATTACTGTGTCCGTATATTAAATCGATATTATCATTAAGAATAAACAATCCGTCAGCATCGATAACAATTGGTTTTTGCGCATTTAGACATAATTTTAGTAAATTGGTAGCTGTCTCTATAATTTTCGGCTCCCGGCCTAATCCAGGTCCAAAAACCTAAAATATACACCAATAGAAACGTATAGGTTATTGTTCATATtcaatacatatgtatgtatttgtaAATCTGTACTTACTATTATATGTAGTCTTTCTAACCATGGCAAGATCTTATCAACAGCATCATCGCAATCTAGTACTGGATGAACAATAAGATCTGGGCTGTAAGTTTTAATGGCTGCTGACGCATTGGAGTGACAGAACACATGCGCCAAATCAGCACCAACTTTCATTGAAGTAATAGCAGCAAAATAAGGTGCACCAGTATATTCCATAGAACCTCCGATTACTCCAATGCGCCCATTCTGTCCTTTATATTTGGTACTTGTAGATTTTGGAACCACAGTTTTGAACAATGATAATAGCTTTGGAATGTTAACTGGTATTTCTTTTATTGCTGACATGCTGACATTGATATATGTCATAGGGATGTcggaaatatatcaaaatatcaatatatcgatatttttctcttaaaaaaatataatcatcgcgatattttttttgacaaaaatAGGAgatattgaaatttttttagatgATATTTCCGATATTTTAGTTTTGGTCATTCTTAAGCcagaaaaggaaaattatggaaaaaagATTTCTATACAGAGATAAAATTAACTTCAGCGAAATGCACATTGTGCCTGAAAGTTATAAAAACTAGTGGAAACTTTAGTAATTTACtgtaacaaatttaaaaaataagcacCAAGATGGACACTCGGTGGAACTCGTGCTTGGATATGCTCAGTGGAGAAGCTGAATATTTCGACGCTTTTCTGCGAATGTATCGTATGtcgaaaaatccaattttacaggagaagcttttttgtgatttaatctcttaggaagcactatagaaaagacaaaattgaaacttaatttttatcggaacTATAAGGG includes:
- the Naxd gene encoding ATP-dependent (S)-NAD(P)H-hydrate dehydratase → MTYINVSMSAIKEIPVNIPKLLSLFKTVVPKSTSTKYKGQNGRIGVIGGSMEYTGAPYFAAITSMKVGADLAHVFCHSNASAAIKTYSPDLIVHPVLDCDDAVDKILPWLERLHIIVFGPGLGREPKIIETATNLLKLCLNAQKPIVIDADGLFILNDNIDLIYGHSNVILTPNAIEFRRLFGEEVDVKRHKISLLGDGIVILEKGLNDKIYVPENNEIYIMPTGGSGRRCGGQGDLLSGSLATFFYWSLQSNQPNPAYLAACASSYFIKRLNYATFQKLGRSTVASDMISEIYTVFRSDFES